The Thalassotalea psychrophila genome window below encodes:
- a CDS encoding LysE/ArgO family amino acid transporter → MSTISLLPMLKGFVIGAGLIIPIGVQNSYVLSQSIKRNHHLMAATICIVCDFILMSLGVFGGGALINSSSMLAEIITWAGIIFLTVYGLIFFKNFYFASKDDMLKQVKPSTRKAVIFTTLAVTLLNPHAYLDTVVIIGSISGKFADADKMAFLIGTLLASITWFYALSLAAAKMSPWLSQTKVQRGINLLVALLMWVIAYSLFITL, encoded by the coding sequence ATGTCTACTATATCTTTACTACCTATGTTGAAAGGCTTCGTTATTGGCGCCGGTTTAATTATCCCAATTGGCGTACAAAACTCATACGTTTTAAGTCAAAGTATTAAGCGCAATCACCATTTAATGGCCGCGACTATTTGTATTGTGTGTGACTTTATTTTGATGTCCCTAGGTGTGTTTGGCGGTGGTGCGTTAATAAATAGTAGCAGCATGTTGGCTGAAATAATCACTTGGGCTGGTATTATCTTTTTAACTGTTTATGGCTTAATTTTCTTTAAGAATTTTTATTTTGCCAGTAAAGATGACATGCTCAAACAAGTAAAACCGAGTACCCGTAAAGCGGTTATTTTTACCACTTTAGCAGTAACCTTATTAAACCCGCATGCTTATTTAGATACGGTAGTGATCATTGGTAGTATCAGTGGTAAATTTGCCGATGCTGATAAAATGGCGTTTCTGATTGGCACTTTGTTGGCTTCGATAACTTGGTTTTACGCATTGTCGTTAGCGGCAGCTAAAATGTCTCCTTGGTTGAGTCAAACAAAGGTACAACGAGGCATTAACTTGTTGGTTGCGTTACTTATGTGGGTTATTGCTTACTCGTTGTTTATTACGCTTTAG
- a CDS encoding tRNA (adenine(22)-N(1))-methyltransferase: MRTGKRLSQINAMITDNYQDIWDCCCDHGLLGIELLKRKAASTIHFADISAPLIDKLELVLRQFFSSDDYLNLWQVHTIDVAKIPVRAGTPCNHNKAKQSKAEQLIIIAGVGGDLLIELVQSICNKNPNTTLEFILCPVHHNYKVRTALIDLNCSLVNECIVKENNRFYEIIHVTTSEYQESALPISSVGSTMWNFDNNEHQQYFAQRVNHYSKMQKNTNIDAEKIIQAYKSLKYETK, from the coding sequence ATGCGAACAGGAAAACGATTAAGTCAAATAAACGCAATGATCACCGACAATTACCAAGATATTTGGGATTGTTGTTGTGATCATGGTTTGTTAGGTATTGAGCTGCTAAAACGCAAAGCAGCAAGCACCATTCACTTTGCTGATATTTCTGCACCACTTATCGATAAATTAGAACTGGTATTACGACAGTTTTTCAGTAGTGATGATTATCTTAATCTTTGGCAAGTTCATACTATTGATGTAGCTAAAATCCCTGTGCGTGCGGGTACCCCTTGTAATCACAATAAAGCTAAACAAAGCAAAGCTGAACAATTGATCATCATTGCCGGGGTTGGTGGCGACTTATTAATTGAGTTAGTGCAAAGTATTTGCAATAAAAACCCAAACACCACATTAGAATTTATTTTATGCCCTGTACATCACAACTATAAAGTTAGAACAGCACTCATTGATTTAAACTGCAGCTTAGTTAATGAATGCATCGTAAAAGAAAACAATCGCTTTTATGAAATTATCCACGTAACCACCAGCGAATATCAAGAGTCAGCATTGCCAATTTCAAGTGTCGGTTCAACCATGTGGAATTTTGACAATAATGAGCACCAACAATACTTTGCACAAAGGGTAAACCATTATTCAAAAATGCAGAAAAATACAAACATTGATGCTGAAAAAATTATTCAAGCCTATAAAAGTTTAAAATATGAAACCAAATAA
- a CDS encoding ABC transporter ATP-binding protein, whose protein sequence is MFKRFESWVNALPDKPVERPPTSLFAFCRHYTKGFELPLILMSLLTATLAILEVSLFGFMGELVDILASSSPQTLWQDHGQQLILMSVLILVVIPLFVLLHALVIYQGLLGNYPMSIRWLAHRYLLKQSVSFYQNDFAGRVATKVMQTSLAVRETVTKTLDVLVYIFVYFSTMLVMIAQSDIRLLWPMLVWLVLYILIQWKFLPNLKKVSTEQADARSLMTGRIVDSYTNIATVKLFAHTEQEALYAKQSMQGFLQTVYKQMRLVTGINVSVQFVNYLLIFAISAMAIWLWTQSAITTGAIAVAIALVLRLSSMSQWIMWEVSSLFENIGTVADGMNTLSKPIAIKDKDNARVINVDYGAIDFNNVSFHYGENIGVIDHLQLNIKAGEKIGLVGRSGAGKSTLVNLLMRFYDVEQGQILIDNQCISDVLQDSLRAHIGMVTQDTSLLHRSIRENILYGKPDANEDELLKAIGDAQATEFIATLTDPFGNKGLDAQVGERGVKLSGGQRQRIAIARVLLKNAPILLLDEATSALDSEVEAAIQESLYTLMEGKTVIAIAHRLSTIAAMDRLIVLDKGKIVEQGSHQQLINQKGIYAQLWSHQTGGFLGID, encoded by the coding sequence ATGTTTAAACGTTTTGAATCTTGGGTGAATGCCTTACCTGACAAGCCTGTAGAACGACCTCCAACGAGTCTGTTTGCTTTTTGTCGGCATTACACCAAAGGCTTCGAATTACCGTTAATATTAATGTCTTTGCTTACTGCAACCTTGGCTATTTTAGAAGTTTCGCTCTTTGGTTTTATGGGAGAGTTAGTTGATATTCTTGCCAGCAGTTCGCCACAAACACTTTGGCAAGACCATGGTCAGCAGTTGATTCTTATGTCAGTGCTAATTCTGGTTGTTATTCCATTATTTGTTTTATTGCATGCGCTGGTTATTTATCAAGGTTTATTAGGAAATTACCCTATGTCGATTCGCTGGCTAGCGCATCGATATTTACTCAAACAAAGCGTGTCTTTTTATCAAAATGATTTCGCCGGTAGGGTAGCAACAAAAGTTATGCAGACTTCATTAGCCGTAAGGGAAACAGTTACTAAAACATTGGATGTTTTGGTCTATATCTTTGTGTACTTTTCAACAATGCTAGTCATGATCGCTCAATCTGATATCCGGCTGCTTTGGCCAATGTTAGTGTGGCTTGTGCTTTATATATTAATACAATGGAAGTTTTTGCCAAACCTTAAAAAGGTATCGACAGAGCAAGCTGATGCTCGTTCACTAATGACTGGACGCATCGTTGACAGTTATACCAACATAGCCACGGTAAAATTATTTGCCCACACCGAACAAGAAGCACTATACGCTAAGCAGAGCATGCAAGGATTTTTGCAAACAGTGTATAAACAAATGCGCTTGGTTACCGGTATTAATGTGAGTGTTCAGTTTGTTAATTATTTGCTTATTTTTGCTATCTCCGCCATGGCAATTTGGCTTTGGACTCAAAGTGCAATCACCACAGGAGCAATTGCCGTAGCGATTGCTCTAGTTTTAAGATTAAGTAGTATGTCGCAGTGGATAATGTGGGAAGTTAGCTCTTTATTTGAAAATATAGGTACTGTTGCCGATGGTATGAATACGTTATCTAAGCCAATTGCAATTAAGGATAAAGACAATGCTAGAGTGATCAATGTTGATTATGGTGCAATAGACTTTAACAATGTTAGTTTTCACTACGGTGAAAATATTGGCGTAATCGATCATTTACAATTAAATATCAAAGCCGGTGAAAAGATTGGTTTGGTTGGCCGGTCTGGTGCAGGTAAGTCAACGTTAGTTAATTTACTAATGCGCTTTTATGATGTTGAGCAAGGTCAAATTTTAATAGATAACCAATGCATTAGTGATGTATTACAAGATTCATTACGAGCCCATATAGGCATGGTTACCCAAGATACATCGCTTTTACATCGCTCAATTCGAGAGAATATTTTATATGGTAAACCCGATGCTAACGAAGATGAGTTATTAAAGGCTATAGGAGATGCTCAAGCCACTGAATTTATTGCCACTCTTACCGACCCGTTTGGCAATAAAGGCTTAGATGCTCAAGTGGGTGAGCGTGGTGTTAAACTCTCTGGAGGTCAAAGGCAGCGTATTGCTATTGCCCGTGTATTATTAAAAAATGCCCCTATTTTATTACTTGATGAAGCAACGTCAGCCCTAGATTCTGAAGTTGAGGCTGCCATCCAAGAGAGTTTATACACTTTAATGGAAGGTAAAACTGTAATCGCTATTGCGCATCGATTATCGACTATTGCAGCAATGGACCGTTTAATTGTTTTAGATAAAGGGAAAATTGTCGAGCAGGGTAGTCATCAGCAGTTAATTAATCAAAAAGGCATTTATGCACAGTTATGGTCACATCAAACTGGCGGATTTTTAGGAATAGATTAG
- a CDS encoding M14 family metallopeptidase: MTTQLNNDQYPIGTPGQKWGDAEKAQWLAMQTIKRSYQQEVVSKIDALKANFDVEQYGELDYAANTYPLYVIKTRNFDASKATILVTGGVHGYETSGVQGAIRFIETKAQQYSDNFNIVVAPCVSPWGYETINRWNVDAIDPNRSFYANSPAQESALLMQCINGLGIEIFAHFDLHETTDTDNSEFRPALAARDANVQKNWNIPDGFYGVGDTLRPEADFQSAIIKSVQQVTHIAPSDDDGKLIGVTLEQFGVINYPCKELSLCAGLSNATYCTTTEVYPDSPKVDGENCIVAQVAAITGGLDYILSL; this comes from the coding sequence ATGACAACTCAACTTAATAATGATCAATATCCTATTGGCACTCCTGGACAAAAGTGGGGCGATGCTGAAAAAGCCCAATGGTTAGCTATGCAAACCATTAAGCGCTCATATCAGCAAGAAGTGGTTAGTAAAATTGATGCTTTAAAAGCTAATTTTGATGTTGAGCAATATGGTGAGCTTGATTATGCCGCCAATACCTATCCTTTGTATGTAATAAAAACTCGTAATTTTGATGCAAGTAAAGCAACCATATTAGTTACCGGTGGCGTACATGGTTATGAAACTAGCGGTGTACAAGGTGCTATTCGCTTTATAGAAACTAAAGCACAGCAATACTCTGATAATTTTAATATTGTAGTGGCTCCTTGTGTTAGCCCTTGGGGTTATGAAACCATTAACCGCTGGAATGTTGATGCTATTGATCCTAACCGCTCGTTTTATGCTAATAGTCCTGCGCAAGAGTCAGCATTGTTGATGCAATGTATAAACGGTTTAGGAATTGAAATTTTTGCTCATTTTGACTTGCACGAAACCACCGATACAGACAACAGTGAGTTTAGACCTGCACTTGCTGCTCGTGATGCTAATGTGCAAAAAAATTGGAACATACCTGATGGCTTTTATGGTGTTGGCGATACCCTTAGACCAGAAGCTGATTTTCAATCAGCAATTATTAAATCGGTGCAACAGGTAACACATATCGCGCCTAGCGATGATGACGGAAAATTAATAGGCGTAACTCTAGAGCAGTTTGGTGTTATTAATTACCCTTGCAAAGAGCTTAGTTTATGTGCTGGTTTAAGTAACGCAACGTACTGTACTACAACCGAAGTGTACCCGGATAGCCCGAAAGTGGACGGTGAAAACTGTATTGTTGCACAAGTTGCGGCAATTACCGGTGGCCTTGATTATATTCTTAGCCTTTAA
- a CDS encoding acyl-CoA thioesterase has translation MRFLSRRLVMPNDLNYANSLFGGRALEWIDEEAAIYAICQLETTCLVTKHISEISFQSPAMQGDIVEFGLKTKSVGRSSITVTCVVRNKATKKTICLADSIVFVALDPVTRLPMPHGKNLESLEKQTLEEIRSLNMEKPDISNL, from the coding sequence ATGCGCTTTTTATCTCGTCGATTGGTGATGCCCAATGACTTAAATTATGCCAATTCGTTATTTGGTGGTCGAGCTCTTGAATGGATTGATGAAGAAGCGGCCATATATGCAATTTGTCAGTTGGAAACTACCTGTTTGGTGACTAAGCATATAAGTGAAATAAGCTTTCAGTCACCAGCTATGCAAGGGGATATTGTTGAATTTGGTTTGAAAACAAAATCAGTTGGTCGCAGCTCTATTACTGTAACCTGCGTAGTGCGTAATAAAGCCACTAAAAAGACAATTTGTTTAGCTGATAGTATTGTTTTTGTTGCACTAGATCCTGTTACAAGGTTACCTATGCCACATGGTAAAAATCTTGAGAGTTTAGAGAAGCAAACTCTTGAAGAGATACGTTCATTAAATATGGAAAAGCCAGATATAAGTAATTTATAG
- a CDS encoding LysR family transcriptional regulator ArgP: MRPLDYKLIHALDTVITEQSFESAALVLNITQSAISQRIKQLEQLVAKPVLIRSQPLQATTAGQKLLAHFRKVRQLEYDLAGDIMPDNAPDSIPISIAVNADTLASWFIPALTPLLNSHSIELNIQVTNEADTQKLLKKGEVLAAISSQKSSFAGVKVEYIGTIDYILCANSDYINKYFKDGLSIENLNKAPCVDYDQRDKMHSDYLKKYFSIEQAIYPCHRIRSSEVVVTMALAGLAYALIPTTQASEHLASGALIELAPDKRLPMPLYWHSWALERGVQKLITKTISNYGHTHFNHNSQ; this comes from the coding sequence ATGCGCCCACTTGATTACAAACTTATTCATGCCCTTGATACGGTCATTACCGAGCAAAGTTTTGAAAGTGCCGCACTGGTGTTAAACATCACTCAATCTGCTATTTCACAACGAATAAAACAACTTGAGCAGTTAGTTGCAAAACCGGTTTTAATTCGCAGCCAGCCTTTACAAGCAACTACTGCGGGGCAAAAGCTGTTGGCTCATTTTCGCAAGGTTCGCCAATTAGAATATGATCTAGCTGGTGACATCATGCCCGATAACGCACCAGACTCTATTCCAATATCAATTGCAGTAAATGCCGATACCTTAGCCAGCTGGTTTATTCCGGCGTTAACACCACTATTGAACAGCCATTCGATAGAGTTAAATATTCAAGTAACCAATGAGGCTGATACGCAAAAATTATTAAAAAAAGGCGAGGTATTAGCGGCTATAAGTTCACAAAAAAGCAGTTTTGCTGGAGTAAAAGTTGAGTACATTGGCACTATAGATTATATACTTTGTGCCAATAGTGACTATATAAATAAGTACTTTAAAGACGGTTTGAGCATTGAAAATTTAAATAAAGCACCCTGCGTTGATTATGACCAAAGAGATAAAATGCACAGTGATTATTTAAAAAAATATTTCTCCATAGAACAAGCTATTTATCCATGCCATCGTATTCGTTCTTCAGAGGTAGTGGTAACCATGGCACTTGCAGGTCTTGCCTATGCTTTGATCCCCACTACACAAGCGAGTGAACATTTAGCCAGTGGCGCACTAATTGAGTTAGCGCCAGATAAGCGCTTACCAATGCCACTTTATTGGCATAGTTGGGCTTTAGAGCGGGGTGTACAAAAGTTAATAACCAAAACAATCAGCAACTATGGCCACACTCATTTCAATCACAACAGTCAATAA